One genomic segment of Hydra vulgaris chromosome 14, alternate assembly HydraT2T_AEP includes these proteins:
- the LOC100214343 gene encoding nuclear transcription factor Y subunit beta isoform X2, whose amino-acid sequence MQVDERPSILIKHEASMTANEDAQAEYQENLEDVLKQAHNNNQSTVLIMQQHLHQHRQNVSSSNIHNSGVMNSETDEQDYSDELSSRDKDELREQDRFLPIANVARIMKKAIPSSGKIAKDAKECLQECLSEFISFITSEASERCQQEKRKTINGEDILFAMTTLGFDNYVEPLKVYLTKYRESIKGEKILGMGEYSTGDEASMTHTLQYDVGSNSMHPMVSNDGTYAYTQAQVSQLQHQQQQQQSLHFNT is encoded by the exons atgCAAGTAGATGAGCGGCCATCAATTTTGATTAAACATGAAGCAAGCATGACAGCTAATGAAGATGCCCAAGCAGAATATCAAGAAAATCTTGAGGATGTTCTTAAACAAGCCCATAACAATAATCAATCTACAGTATTGATAATGCAGCAGCACTTGCACCAACATAGACAAAATGTTTCCTCAAGTAACATTCATAATTCTGGAGTAATGAATTCAG aaACAGATGAACAAGACTATTCTGATGAGCTTAGTTCTCGAGATAAAGATGAACTTAGAGAACAG gatcGTTTTTTGCCAATTGCAAATGTAGCAAGAATCATGAAAAAAGCAATTCCCAGCAGTGGCAAG atagCAAAAGATGCAAAAGAATGCCTACAAGAATGCTTATCTGAGTTTATTAGTTTCATCACTAGCGA AGCTAGTGAACGTTGTCagcaagaaaaaagaaaaaccataaaTGGGGAAGATATCTTGTTTGCAATGACAACTCTTGGGTTTGATAATTATGTTGAACCGCTCAAAGTTTATCTTACAAAATATAGAGAG TCTATTAAAGGAGAGAAAATTTTAGGTATGGGAGAATATTCGACAGGTGACGAAGCTTCAATGACACACACGCTGCAGTATGACGTTG GAAGCAACTCGATGCATCCAATGGTAAGTAATGATGGAACGTACGCATATACGCAAGCCCAAGTTTCTCAG CTTCAACATCAACAGCAACAACAGcaaagtttacattttaatacGTGA